In Planctomycetota bacterium, a genomic segment contains:
- a CDS encoding beta-galactosidase: MDARELLGSQIWLEQHDTPKRVDGLFKKAAQTGLGWARLFLMWPWLQPTPDLPEDEWNWELWDHAFDAAGRHGIKIKATLTANSGPWHWGTPSMLHSHTGFIERSMWGKSEAYTRACVTRYHRHPALGQWVLWNEPFDEGWDTPEFSAFWRTWLGDRYGHRLDLLNQKWGTGYASFEEIPRAERVPHAAHTAAAWNSSFPHLDEINCRQDWLIHQLRAVRDWVRAIDPITSTCVNPTHIHANRPHGGTDLEAMCNLVDVLGASFHPSWHFTFANRADFPGLIYAGVSALREIPGGHAIETTEVQTGNTADSGLIPNDAGPDAVAKYHLAALAAGSKSVTGWCFNARQHDNEAGDWALLDDADEPGPRAVALRHLHDRLDAILQSHGPMRPVRPRVWVATDSTTQTYEAIHGRQPLVNTPGRHHEDSARGAAMLVVECLRQGVPASTVPLIHLAERLRPGDVAILSHLTAYDPELAESILERVRSGVTLVIDATTGRRDQHLSMPRPWPGGFSASIGLRMQGLESRAEGWALASGGHAILCRSRPDTTDPNAWSALASPRFADGEPLALKRRFGEGRVVHVRSPIGPSLLHDESPAWHELLASLTESIDLTVRPAVPTDAVFLPIHLGDRAAVVIVGGEGQQSVRLKSATALGRDLWSDATLERPAWAEQIVALNQGCAIVT, encoded by the coding sequence ATGGATGCTAGAGAACTGCTGGGCTCACAGATTTGGCTGGAGCAACACGATACGCCCAAGCGTGTAGACGGCCTATTTAAGAAAGCGGCACAGACTGGGCTGGGCTGGGCGCGGCTGTTCCTGATGTGGCCCTGGTTGCAGCCGACGCCCGATTTGCCTGAAGACGAGTGGAACTGGGAGTTGTGGGATCACGCGTTCGACGCCGCGGGGCGACACGGCATCAAGATCAAGGCGACACTCACCGCCAACAGCGGGCCCTGGCACTGGGGCACGCCTTCGATGTTGCACTCGCACACGGGCTTCATCGAGCGGTCGATGTGGGGCAAGAGTGAGGCGTACACACGGGCTTGCGTCACCCGCTACCACCGACACCCGGCGCTGGGTCAGTGGGTCCTGTGGAACGAGCCGTTCGACGAAGGCTGGGACACGCCGGAGTTTTCCGCGTTCTGGCGGACCTGGCTCGGGGATCGCTACGGCCACCGCCTCGACCTCTTGAACCAGAAATGGGGCACAGGCTACGCGTCCTTCGAGGAGATCCCGCGTGCCGAGCGCGTGCCGCACGCCGCCCATACCGCAGCGGCTTGGAACAGTTCGTTTCCGCATCTGGACGAGATCAACTGTCGACAAGACTGGCTCATACACCAACTCCGCGCGGTGCGCGACTGGGTCCGCGCGATCGATCCGATCACCTCAACCTGCGTCAACCCGACGCATATCCACGCCAATCGCCCCCACGGCGGCACCGATCTGGAAGCGATGTGCAATCTGGTCGACGTCCTGGGAGCGAGCTTCCATCCGTCCTGGCACTTCACCTTCGCCAACCGCGCCGACTTTCCGGGTTTGATCTACGCCGGCGTCTCGGCCCTGCGCGAAATCCCGGGCGGACACGCGATCGAAACCACCGAGGTTCAAACCGGCAATACCGCCGACAGCGGCCTGATCCCCAACGACGCCGGCCCCGACGCGGTGGCGAAGTACCATCTCGCCGCGCTGGCCGCGGGCAGCAAGAGCGTGACGGGCTGGTGTTTCAATGCCCGCCAGCACGACAACGAAGCCGGAGACTGGGCGCTTCTCGACGACGCGGACGAGCCCGGACCCCGCGCCGTCGCGTTGCGCCACCTTCACGATCGTCTCGACGCGATCCTTCAAAGTCACGGCCCGATGCGACCCGTTCGGCCTCGGGTCTGGGTCGCGACGGACAGCACGACTCAAACGTACGAAGCGATTCACGGCCGGCAACCCCTCGTCAACACGCCGGGCCGACACCACGAAGACAGCGCCCGCGGTGCCGCGATGCTCGTTGTGGAATGCCTCCGCCAAGGCGTCCCCGCCTCGACCGTGCCGCTGATTCATCTGGCCGAACGCCTCCGGCCCGGAGACGTCGCGATCCTTTCCCACCTCACGGCCTACGACCCCGAGCTTGCCGAATCGATCCTTGAGCGGGTCCGCTCGGGGGTGACTCTTGTGATCGACGCGACAACCGGACGCCGCGACCAGCACCTGTCCATGCCACGCCCTTGGCCGGGCGGATTTAGCGCGTCGATCGGCTTACGCATGCAAGGATTAGAAAGCCGAGCCGAGGGCTGGGCGTTGGCGTCCGGCGGCCACGCGATCCTTTGCCGCTCTCGCCCCGACACGACAGACCCGAACGCTTGGTCAGCTCTCGCGTCACCCCGCTTCGCGGACGGCGAACCGCTCGCTCTTAAACGCCGGTTCGGCGAAGGCCGTGTCGTTCACGTCAGATCGCCGATCGGCCCCTCGCTGCTCCACGACGAGTCCCCCGCGTGGCACGAGTTGCTCGCGTCGCTTACCGAGTCGATCGACCTGACCGTGCGTCCCGCCGTACCTACGGACGCGGTCTTCTTGCCGATCCACCTTGGCGATCGAGCCGCCGTGGTCATCGTCGGCGGCGAAGGGCAACAGTCCGTTCGACTCAAGTCGGCGACCGCGCTGGGACGTGACTTATGGTCGGATGCAACACTAGAACGCCCGGCCTGGGCAGAACAAATCGTTGCCCTGAATCAGGGCTGCGCCATCGTCACCTGA